One Luteolibacter sp. Y139 genomic region harbors:
- a CDS encoding nuclear transport factor 2 family protein, with protein MTALDHFPVGLEMDVVYPTYKASMKLLSTRELRLEIKEGSDATVEKVEIQVVPLGNSLFAVSWQQRDGATVAEVHDYDRQVVHSHVTRNSGEFTRMTGTIEITRPADRGLNDQPQRNKALVLDSMLSLFQQHDSSAVERLLSPDYIQHNPHVPQGRDALQKVVEGLSAEVSYEPGMMIAEGNLVAIHGRLHGWGPEPQVVVDIFRVENGKIAEHWDVLQTDVSAANSKSGVAMFDPGEGK; from the coding sequence ATGACGGCCTTGGACCACTTCCCTGTCGGATTGGAAATGGATGTCGTCTATCCTACCTACAAGGCCAGCATGAAGCTACTTTCAACCCGAGAGCTGAGGCTCGAGATCAAGGAAGGTTCCGATGCCACCGTTGAGAAGGTAGAAATTCAAGTGGTTCCGCTTGGCAACAGCCTGTTCGCCGTGAGTTGGCAGCAACGCGACGGTGCGACGGTGGCTGAGGTCCACGACTATGACCGGCAGGTTGTCCATTCGCACGTTACCAGAAATTCGGGAGAATTCACCAGAATGACCGGGACCATCGAGATCACTCGACCCGCCGACCGAGGCCTCAATGATCAACCCCAGCGGAACAAGGCCCTGGTGCTCGATTCGATGCTATCGCTCTTCCAGCAACACGACTCATCAGCCGTGGAGCGGCTTCTCTCGCCTGATTATATCCAGCACAATCCCCACGTCCCCCAGGGACGTGACGCGCTTCAAAAGGTTGTGGAAGGCCTGTCCGCGGAAGTATCTTACGAGCCCGGTATGATGATCGCCGAAGGCAACCTGGTGGCAATTCACGGTCGTCTCCATGGCTGGGGTCCAGAACCGCAGGTGGTTGTCGACATCTTCCGGGTCGAGAATGGCAAGATTGCAGAACACTGGGACGTCCTCCAAACCGACGTTTCCGCTGCCAACTCGAAAAGCGGAGTCGCCATGTTTGATCCCGGGGAAGGAAAGTGA